Proteins from a genomic interval of Paenibacillus lentus:
- a CDS encoding YxeA family protein encodes MKRILIVVGLFIIMISAFIFFFYSPAKLTPENPSGKTIYYTMVQNNNVKTENNRYSYNLDSYNKKGSKKNLSFSASKELREGAYLELYTTTFRGVTYWQEIQFEDLPVAVKEIYDNNAK; translated from the coding sequence ATGAAGAGAATATTAATAGTAGTTGGTTTATTTATAATAATGATTTCAGCTTTTATTTTTTTCTTTTATAGTCCAGCTAAACTGACTCCCGAAAATCCTTCAGGAAAAACGATCTATTATACTATGGTTCAAAATAATAATGTGAAGACAGAAAACAACCGCTATTCATATAACCTGGACTCCTATAATAAAAAAGGAAGCAAAAAAAACTTAAGTTTTTCCGCTAGCAAAGAGTTGCGTGAAGGGGCCTATCTCGAACTATATACAACTACCTTTCGCGGTGTAACTTACTGGCAAGAAATACAGTTTGAGGATTTACCCGTTGCAGTAAAAGAAATTTACGATAATAATGCAAAATAA